Genomic DNA from Rissa tridactyla isolate bRisTri1 chromosome 17, bRisTri1.patW.cur.20221130, whole genome shotgun sequence:
ccccatccctggaggggttcaaggccaggttggccggggcttggagcaacctgggctggtgggaggtgtccctgcagggggggttggactagaggacctttaaaggtcttttccaacccaaactattctatgaactCTTGGACTCAGACCTTTAACCTGAGGGATGGGACTTTCCAGGCTGATTCAGAGCTGCTTTTCCCCCCTGCAAGTATCTCATTTAGGCACCTCGCAGGCCAGGCCAGCTGCCGCGAGCTGCGGGGCTCAGTTCTCCATCCAGCGCTGCCTACGCttgtttcccttccctgcccactcggtccttctttctcctcttggctccCTCCCCGCTGGCTTTTGGGAGAGGGGTCTGGGGTTTGCAGCCTCCAGACCTGCCCCTTCCGCGCTTCCCTGGACCTTCCTCCTGGTGATGCTTCAGGAGCCCTTGTGCCTTGGCCAAGAGAGACATCTAGTGGGGTCAGAGCTTAGGGACcagcctttctttgtttttattttaattcttgcatatttatttatttatttttacccttAAATGAAGGGCTGGTTTCTGTGGGAGCAGGAGCTGAGGTTTCTGAGTTGCTCTGCTGCGTTGATCGCCTCGGGGCGAAGGAGACCTTTGGTGGGTCGGTTCGTGGGCGTTTCTCTCTCACCGGGTGCCCTGGGGCTCTCGGCTGGGGCTCTCGGCTCTCCTgatgctctctgggggtggctCCTCTCCAATGTTTTCTGTCCTGATCTTGCGTGGTGGCCCCCTGGGAGACTAACTGGTCATCACCTGGGTGCTGACGGGAAGAGTTTGCCGTCAGAGGGGACACCGGAGAGGAACATCCTGTGAAATGGCTGTGCGAGAGCAAAAGGACCTGTTGGTTTTGGATGGATCCAGGCTTTTAACAgcccccccctctgcccctcacGTGTCTCCCAGCTTCCCCCAGGCAGGGCTGATCTTTAACATCATGTTTTGTCTGAAATCCTGCTCTTGgtgctcctcctccccttctggcTCTGCCAGGCCGCAATAAGCCAGcggaagcagcagggagggacgCGTGCGAGGGGGGAGGTTTCTGTGGTCTCAGGCTGGGGGACGGTGGGGTCTGTCTCGGGGAGAAATCGGGTCCGTCTCGCCATGGAGGGAGAAAGGTGGGATGAGAGAGAGGGCTCGTTCAGCAGAAGAGAATGGGCCGGAGCCCTTGCCGCTCTTATCCGTGCCTTGGTTGCCAGAACACTTTTACCCGTGCCCATTCTCGTTGCTCTTTTCCAAGAGCACGAGGAGCtgtggaggcgggggggtgggactAGACTTTGCGCTCGGACGTAGGTAAGTGCCGCCTTCCTTGCAGGCGTCGGACGGTGAGGATGGTGTAGGAAGGGAGGCCCGCTTCGACACCATGATCTCCAGTTCACCAGAGCACGCAGAGCACTCCGCCGCTTCGttgcttccctcctggctcctgtaCGAGCCAGCGGGTGTTCGGGCCCCCCCCGGCCTAGTGTTAACTGGCTTTAGCTGGGAGGGGGGTCGCGGCTCCTTGTTGGTACCTACCAGTCCTCGGGAGACGGTGAGCACAAAAGCCGGGCGAGGAGGGATCCAGGGCAGGTATCGTACGGCTTTGAAGCGGCGAGCTCCTGCGGAGCTTTGGGGTAGGGCGGTCGTTGTCATGCCATTTTTCCCCACTCTCTTCCAGCAGGAATTGCACCGAGTCCTCGCTCTGTGCAAGAGAAATTCTCCAGACGAGGTTATCGAACCCTGGAGGCGGATTTAAGGGCGCTGGCCTGTCTCTGACAAGGGGAAGGTGACACTGGAATCAGAGCTGAGCCCGTCCATTAACGTTCTTGGCTCTTTTCCCAACCGCTTCTTCCATATCCCCTTTCCCAAACCGGAGCCCTCAAGGCTGCGAACCAAACAAGGCTCCTCGTGAGATACGGGCCCGGTAAACGCATATCCGAAGTGATGCCAAGAGCAAATGCGGGGGTTTTGTCTCCGCTCGCCTCCCTGGTGCATCGGGTGATGCCGCAGAAGGCGCGTGGCCATCCCTCGAGTTGGGTGACGTCGTGAGCTGCAGCGGTGGGAGgaaggagcccttcatcacgggTTTGCTCAGCACAGAGCGAGTGCAGACTTCCCAGGTAACCGGATCCCGGCTATGTCTGCGTTTTTTTGGGggtgtaaagaaaaaatactggcAAAAGCAGCGATGATTTGGATGCCTGAGCCAAAAAGGCTTTTAAGAaattccccccccaccaccccccaataATTCAGGGCAGATGATCCTCGGTGTGTGCTTCGTGCCAGCCTGGCGACAGGGCTCTGGGGGAGGAAAAGAGGCGCCGTGGGGCCTGTGTCTGGGGGAGCTCGCTGCAAACTGGGAATAAAACCAGTGACGTTTGCATTTGCTTTGGTAGCTCAGCGCTGCGACCTGCTGCTTATCCTCTCCATGCGAGACTCCCTGCACGGATCTCGGCTCCGACACCGGCCCGCAGGACCCCCAGGACGGATTTCTGGTGTCTTACCGGTGACAAGGGCTGAGCTACTCCGGTCGGGAGCAgttttgggaggggggggagcagCAGTTTCGGGGCTTTGGCTGACTTTTCTCTGTCCCCGTTTCTGTTTTAGCGATGCCATCGAGCCTGGTCTGTGCTGCGGGAAGCAGAGAGCTCTTCTGAGCGCAGGACTCGTCTGTGCCCACCCCTGGAGCCCACCCCAGCGATGAGACAGGAGTCCGGACTCCTGTCCGGAGATGAGGAGGATCCGGACAAAGGTAGGAAAAGCTGCAGgaatggggggagggaagaacCCCTGGCAGCAGGGGCTTTGgacacagaagcagcagagagcTCCGGAGCTGCGAGCTGCGCCTACGGCCACTTTCTTGCTTCTGCTGGGGAAAACGGAACGCGGAGCCTGGCTGAATTTGGGGGAGAAACGCAGCCATGAGCAGTGTGGGGCCCGCGGGCAGCTGTGCGCGTGCACAATCTGGGATGTGCCTTAGCCGGAGGTGTCTTCCCCCATCCTAGATGCGCCCAGCCCTTGGGTTGGAGAGCAGACTCgctgcagccagccagctccTAGCGCTGAGGTGCTTGGAGGCAGAGGTGTCCTTCACTGGACCATCTTGAAAACGGTTTCAGGGAGAATAAGTGTTTCTCCCCCCCGTTGCGGCGCTGAGAACGCCGCTGGAGCGGAGATCCGCAGCTGCGGGGATGCCCTGGTGCCCGCGTCAGCCCTGGCAGCTGCTCTGGGTCCACCCACGCGCCAGAGATCGGCGGCCAGCAAGAAACCATAGGAACTGCTTCTCTTCGTGTTGCTTCAGGATTGTGTGAGCACAGGTAGAAAAGTGTTCCTTAACTCTGTTTCTCTGCAGCGAGCCCTGAGGCACCCACCGCCCTCCTGCGAGCCCTCGCAGCCCGGCTTCTGCTGCGCCCTGGACCCTACGCCAGGCACGGCCGCCTCCGCAGCGCGAAGGTGGGAGCGCAAAGCCATCCAAGTCCCGTCTCCAGCAGCAAGACGCTGGCAGGAGCTGAGCAGCCCCGTGCTGCACAGAACCAGCCGCGCCATGTGGCCGCCCTGGGCTTTGTTTGGATGCTGGCAACTAttggaggggttttttctttggttttggcttttttttttttctttgtttttggcttttttttttccttttttgttttctctggttttggcttttttttcttttttggctttggctttttttttcttttttggctttggctttttttttctttttttggctttggctttttttttcttttttggctttggctttttttttcttttttggctttggctttttttttttcttttttggtttctttggtttttttttcttttttggctttggctttttttttttctttttcggtttctttggttttttttttcttttttggcttttttttttttctttttcggtttctttggttttggcttttttttccttttttggtttctttggcttttttttttccttttttggtttctttggcttttttttttccttttttggctttttttcttttttgttttctttggttttggcttttttttcttttttggctttggcctttttcttttttggcttctttgcttttggcttttttttcttttttggtttctttgcttttggcttttttttcttttttggcttctttgcttttggcttttttttcttttttggcttctttgcttttggctttggctttttttttcttttttggcttctttggttttggcttttctttcttttttgttttttttggcttctttggttttggcttttctttcttttttgttttttttggttttggctttttttttttcttttttggtttctttggttttggctttttttccccagggtgtGTTTGCCTGCTTTTGGAGGGAAGTGGCGCGGAGAAGGCAGAAGAGCTCGGCGTGGTggcctgctccagctcctcccagtCTGATGCCAGCGGGGGGGTgagtgctgggctgtgggggtgAATCCTACAGGTTTCCAGGTGGGAAGCAGCCTCAAGAACTGCTAAGTGTGATGCTCAGGATCCCCCTGGACTCTGAAACCACTGGAGCCTGGCTCTCGTCTTAGGGATGCCCGGAACAGCatggaaggagggggagaggactGAAGTGTTTTTAAAGGGGGGATCTGCGGTGCAGGTTTCCTGGCTCAGGAACCGCGCGCAGAAGCTCACCGAGACCCACAGCGCCAGAGTATTAGAAAATATTCCGGTTTATTAGAGCGTCTCCACTTCATATAGAGTTTTACAAAACAATTTATTTACAGGCAAGGAAGGGGCTAAGCAAACTCAGTGGGAGtgtgcagaaaaaataaatcaaatcagcACATTCACAAGTCAGAGTTGcagttttttctttacaaaagaaaaagaagggtcTAAGACGGGTGTGTTGTCGTTGCAGGGCCGCGCTCCAGGAAGGCGTTCGGCGCTGCCCTGCCGCTCGGCACAGCGAGGAAGGGGAAGTGGCCGAGCGCAGCGCAACTCCCAGCAGCCGGAGCCGCGTCAGCCGCACGCCGGCGTAGTGTTAAGGCACGTTGTGGGGATGCCCAGGGCCCAAAGGCGGACGACCGTCTGCGCACTGCTTCCCTCGGGGTGAGTGACAGCCAGACTTCTCTCTTTCAGACCCCCAGCCCCGGACTCGGCACGACCAGAAGCCAAGTCGGCCAGAGGACGGAGACCACGGTGTGGGACACCACCGAGGGAGGGATCCCAACGGGGATCCCCCCCAAACCATGGTAAGaacttctttcccccccccccccccccccaagactgAAGACCAGACAAAGGGGTGCGGATGGCAGTTTGAAAACAAACGAAGGAGATTTAGAATATATTCTAAAAGCTTGTTTTTGAACCCGTCCAATAAAGTTTGCCTCTAAAACACAAagtgtttgtcttttttcttttttctttttttaatttaatttttttttttttttatattttcctaagTTTACTGTTGTACCTGTCTTGAATGACTGCTCGTTCAAGTTGAGCAGTGCTGACTTACCCACAAAGGGAAACTGATTTCTGAGTTGGGAATGCAAAGGGCTAAACCAAACCGTGGCTTGGGCTGTCCGGTGCCCACGGGGAGTCCTGGGCGGTTGCGGCGAGGTAGAGGGAGGGTTGAAGTTCACAGTAGAGGCTGTGACAGTTCTAAGTGTCCCAGCTGGTGGTGTGTAAGAGGTGTCCATGTCCCTAAAGGCCCGTCTGCTGTTTGATCCAGTCCcgcaggctggtgaggcggctGTAGACTCCGGCTTGTTTCTCTGCGCGCAGCCGTCGCCCCAGCTCACCACGCCGGCCAGGAACATGCGGCTGCTGGCCTCCACGCTGACCAGGGGCCCCCCGGAGTCACCCTGCAGACACAAACAGTGGCATAAGCACAAGCACCTGCCCAAGACCTTGTCCGTATTGACAAACAGATAATTCATTACTTTGTGATTTATTCTAAGTCAGCTGTACACACACAAACAGTAGCATAAGCACCTGACCACTACACCATATTAATGCAAAGAGAGTAATTACTGTGATGAATCGATGATTAACGGATTAAGTCATCTGTCTGTACAATTTCCTGCGCCTTCCCTAAATCAAAAATAAACCTGTATGTGTATCAAAACCACCTATTTAAGCACGGCCATCAGAGGCACAGAACAAAGCGATAACTAAGTGGCCTGTTTCGCTACCTGAGGCTCTCGGTAGCT
This window encodes:
- the LOC128918697 gene encoding basic salivary proline-rich protein 4-like, which codes for MRDSLHGSRLRHRPAGPPGRISGVLPRCHRAWSVLREAESSSERRTRLCPPLEPTPAMRQESGLLSGDEEDPDKGCVCLLLEGSGAEKAEELGVVACSSSSQSDASGGGRAPGRRSALPCRSAQRGRGSGRAQRNSQQPEPRQPHAGVVLRPPAPDSARPEAKSARGRRPRCGTPPREGSQRGSPPNHGKNFFPPPPPPQD